TCTCTCTGAGAAAATCTCCGTCGGTGTCTCTGTCTTTTGTAGAAGAGGGGGCGGTGAAAAGCGATGGGAAGGGGTTGAAGTTGAAACAGATTTTGGATGCTGCTCAGCTTCTGCCCAAAGTGAGAGCATAACCCAGGAACTCAGACGTCGTGGAAGCTTCTGCTGCCTTCTATTCTGCCTTACCCCAGGGTCAATGGAACATGGATGGGGACGAGTCTGTGAGCTGGAAAGTAACTGGGTTCCAAAGAACAAGGAGAAAGCCTTCAGCAAGGGGCAGAGGGCCAGTGATGAACCCAGGACTCATCCTAATCTGGGGTGGAAGCAAGGCTGAGGGAGGACAGGgagagaggaaactgaggtgacGGAGAAAGGGGCATGGTGGTCCTCTGTGGGtgtgctcctctctcttcctttggcTGAGTAACTTCTCTTTAAAATGTCTGTCCTTTTGTTTCCACCTTCTTATGGGTCTATCTTGTGCAGAGTTCCATAATGGTCAGTGCAAAGGCATGCTGCTTCcagctgcccccgccccccgttCATGTTACATGGAAGCTCATTACCTTGAAACCTGTCTCCAGACAAAGAGTGTGAGTGTTTGTGCATGGGTGCGAATGCTCACAGGCTTTATATCAAAGTGTGACTGTGTTGGGTTCTCCGGATGTCACCAGAAGGGTGACACCAACTACCCCAGCCCCCAAGTGAGGGGAGGCAGAAaggacattgtattagtcagccaaaggctgctgatgcaaaatgccaggaactgcttggtttttataaagagtatttctttggggtaggagcttacagataccaggccataagcataagttacttccctcaccaaagatatttccgcatgttggagcaagatggctgccgaggtCTGTGAgcgttcaggctttctgggttcctctaggttcagctcttctgttttctccacaaggtcagctgtagactaggaggctctctaggctttgcctctctccacaaggtcagctgtagactatcaggtgaatggctctgtctctttccctggggctccagcctaagACTTCAGTAttgaactccaacatcagaaaccctcaactctgttcttcgccatgccttttatcgcaatgccctaatcataactcaatcctgcctaggtacagatcagattacaagcataatccaatatctatttttggaattcataaccatagcaaactgctacagacatcTAAACCATTAGCAAGTCAGCCCAGCTGGGGTGAGGCGGTTGCTGGGTGGACCGCCAAGCCCCCACCAGATCCGATCTCTTCCCAAGATCACAGGAGCCAGCTGGAGTGTTGGCCTCAGACCTGTGGTCAAGTGTCTAGGAGTGAAGTGTGACCGAGGGTACCAGGTTCTGAAGGAACTGGTGACTGCAGGGTTCAGATCTTTAGGACCTGAGAAAGAAGAGCTGGCCAAGAGGACTCCTGAAGTTTGGGTCAGAGGGCATGATGAGGACTTCTCCAGGAACGTAGACATGGGAACCTATTCTCTTGGGATTGCTTCCTTGCCTCCCCCAATCACCCCTCAAACCACAGCCCCACCCCCATTGCTTGGCCACATGCCACAGACACTGCCCTGGCAAGAGTGACTTCCTAAATGCTAAGTCAGTGGGCCTTTCCAGGTGCCTCCTTTATGGACCCCTCATTGGCATTTGAGATTACTTATGGCTGCCTTCCTAAGCTCTCTGCTCCCATGATCCTCCACATTCTGATGCCTCCTCGCCCATGCTTGCTCCTTCTCAGTCTTCTCTGCTGGCCCCTTTACCTCTTCCCACCCATCTCTTTGGGCATTTTCCAGGGCTCTGACCTTGGgcctcctctcttctctccttcgCTGATCTCAGCCTCTCTTACTTTAACTGCGAATGTTTGTTGTTGGTCTGAATCCGTATTTCTAGCCAGAACATCTCTCTCCTGTAGTCCAGGCCCAAAGAGCCAATTTCCCTTTTCCTACATTTCTATAGTGGGGCTTCCATGAGCACCTCAGACTTAGTATGTTCTACCTTGAATTTATCCCTCCCCCCGCAAAGCTACTGTTCTTATCCTGATGAAAGGCCCACCAGATGGGTCTATCATCTGTGTCTTGACGGCCAGTTCTCCAGTCACTCATTTCCATGTTATTGTTCAATGATGGATATATTGGGCGTGACTCTTACTCCCAACACTTGGTATTAAATGTcacatttctttacttttccaaatcAGAGAATCAGCTCTGTGCCCTCACCACCTGGTTGGTAGAAATTCAGTTTCCTCCAACGTGTTTTTTGGTGGTGCTCACTTTTGGGGTTAGGAAAGAATCCAGGCGCTTCTGTATTCCGGGTGCTGGTGGAGTCAGCTAGTCTTCAGTGGATGGTGGTTACTGTCCCGGGGCCAGTCTTGAGAGGTGGTGATGGAAGAGGCCTGGGCCCCTGTTCCTCTCTGAGGCAGTCACATCCCCAAGGCCCTGGGTGGGGATGGGCTCTGGTCCTCCTCCccctgtcacacacacacactccccacTTGTGAATCCCACAAAACTCCACAAAGTCCTTTCCTTTCCCAGTGTTAGGGAAGTTCTCAAAGACCTCTCTAGCCCTGAGTAGACCACAACTACTTCCTCTCCCAGTCCCAAAGCTTTAGGCCCTCCTTTtaaattgtactttttattttgtaaatctcCCACCAATAGTCCTTGATGACCCACCTGAAGAGGCACAGAGGCAGGAAACTCAAGCCTTGGGTTAAAGTGTTTGTGTCTACCTAGAGGCACTGAGGTAGGCATTTCTCAGGGAAAATTATCTCTCACAGTGTATTCCTtatgttttctaaattgtttgtCATATGTAtctatgatggtttgaagctctGTGTATACCAGAAAAGtcttttcttaaagttaatccctTCTTTTGGGTGTGGACCCATCATAAGTAGGATCTTCTGGTGAGTAGGATCTTCAGAtctgacccacctcattcagggtgtgccttaatcctcttactggagtcctttgtaagagaatgaaattcagagagagaaatccAGGGAAGCAAGAGCAGGAAGCAatgaaacttggaagagaagagagagaccagcagatgctgcgaTGTGCCTTGtcctgtgacagaggagtccagcatTGCTGGCAGATGGTCTTTAGGATGAaggtatcatcttgatgatgccttgacgtAGACATTTTCGTGGCCTCAGATCTGTCATCTTGTAAGCTAAAAGAGTTCCCTTGTGCCAGTccacctatttctggtatattgctttcagcagacTAGCAACCTAGCCTGTTATCGattacattttctaaatagtttttaaaagtaaaaatatcgaAAGTGTTGTTTTCCATGAAGAATTTCTGTGCACCATGAAAACCAGatcagcaaaagaaaaactgGTTTGTGTTTTCCTGTAAGTGCTTGTGTCCATCTGCTCCCTAGACCGGGGGCTTATGTTCATATTACTTCTTGGGGATCTGGAGTAGGAGGCCTTTCTCACACCCTGGAATGAGCCCCACTTTTCCTTCTATAGCTTTAAACAACAATAGAGAGGAAAGCCTGGAGagcatgtttttgttgttgtttttataccGCCCGttccaccctcccctctgagaaggctccctcagttgtctgctcttcttctttaggagaactgaaccctgtacctcccatgtaggaggaggCTGCCCAATCGCTCGAACACATCTCCTACTCTGACGAACTTTTATATCAAAGTACAGCTAGTTGCACAAGCATTTCTGGTAACCTGACACTTTTCGTGTTGATTTACCTTGTTATCTTTTCGGGGTTTCGAAGTACATCCCTTCTTCCTGCAATCACTATCCTGCTTCATACACCACACTTCATGATTTTACCCCCTCAGCCCAGTCCCTGACCtgacctcacaccacatacaccGTTATTATGTACTGTTCCCTGCCTGCCATGCTATTTCAAGTGTCTGGACATTTGTACTTTCTGTACCCTTCAACCGGAATGTCCTTCCTCTTCTCGGGCAGCTGAAAGCATTCTATCTCTAGGGTCAGCTCACACCTGTCTTCTGGAACGTCTTCCTGGACATGTCCAGGCCGGAACACAGTCTCCCACAGGTTCATGAAGCAGGCATGTCTTCTCTCTGGAACGCTCTGGCTCTCCCAGCTCCTCTTCAAAACTGGGCTGCCCAGATGACATCGGCCACCCAACTTCACCTGGCAGAGAAGCTGTCCGTCTTCAACTGTGAGGACAGAGGTGGCTTCACTCTATGCCTGTATAAGCTATTGGAAGGGGGTTTCCTGGAGTTGAGGGCCAGTGGGCTCCTAGGTTCACCCTATAGCCAATTTCCCAGTCCCACCCTGACCTCTGACCTGGCCCATCAGTCCTGCTCAAGGCGGACACACAAGGGCACACTCTGCCTTGCATCTCAATGAAATTATCAGCTTCTGCCTTGCTCTACACCCTACATCCTCCTCTCCCACATTAGGGCACCCAAGGTCTCCCTAGCGTTGACCTGGCTCAGTCCTTTAGTCCCCAGCCTCTCACCAGATGCTTTTGTTCTCATTGTAGCTGTCTGTCTTCCCTCGGGCTGATGGTTTTATTCTAGCTGatggagagagagcaagagacagTAGGGGAGAATTCCTGACGATATGTGGGCAGAGGATTTCTACTTGCAGCCTTGTAGCTTGGATAAAAGTTCTATCTAAGGAGAGCAGATGAAGAGTCCAAGGACCTTCCATTTCTTTCCctatctctctcttcttcctctagcCTCTTCACAGCTGCATTATCTCCAAAACTCCCGCCTCCCCCTCTTCATTCCCCAACCGTGGTCCAGAGTGTGTTTGATTTGGAACAAGAGGACAGAGGCTTACATGGGGCCACTTAAAGTCCATGTTCCTAGCTTGGCCCCACCTCCCAAGCCTGACCTGATCACTGGCCCCCTCCAGACCCACCCCCAACCACCCCTCTTCAGCATTACCCATCATGCCTCTTACCCAGCAGCACTACCAGGGACCAGGACCCTCTAACCCAGAGGCTGAAAGAGACATCCCTGGACCCAGGttctgtctgtctatctgtctattTATTTTCCACTCTGCGTTACAGATCAAGAATCTGAAGAAGGCCCAAGAGCTCCTAGCTAtgattttcttccttattttgtgcCTGTTTAGTGTTCTATCAACAGGTATCGGTGAAGGTGGGGTTGGGAGTGAGGAATGGGTTGAGAGGGGAGGTACACCTGGCCTGCCTCCCCGCTGCCCCTCGGAATCTCCCAGTGCCCAGCCCTGGACACACCCTGGCCAGAACCAGCTGTTTGCAGACCTGAACAAAGAGGAGCTGACGGCTGTGATGAGCTTTCTGACCCAGCAGCTGGGGCCAGGCCTGGTGGATGCAGCACAGGCTCGCCCCTCAGACAACTGTGTCTTCTCAGTGGAGCTGCAGCTGCCCCCCAAGGCTGCAGCCCTGGCCCACCTGGACAGGGGGAGCCCCCCACCTGCCCGGGAGGCCCTGGCCATCGTCTTCTTTGGTGGACAACCCCAGCCCAATGTGAGTGAGCTGGTGGTGGGGCCATTGCCACGCCCATCCTACCTGAGGGATGTGACCGTGGAGCGCCACGGGGGCCCCCTGCCCTATTACCGACGTCCCGTGCTGCAACGAGAGTACCTGGACATAGACCAGATGATCTTCGACAGAGAGCTGCCCCAGGCTGCTGGTGTCCTCCACCACTGTTGCTTCTACACACGCAAAGGAAGGAACCTGGTGACAATGAACACAGCCCCCCGTGGTCTGCATTCAGGGGACCGAGCCACGTGGTTTGGCCTCTACTACAACATCTCAGGGGCAGGAATTTACCTCCATCCTGTGGGGTTGGAGCTGCTGGTAGACCACAAGGCTCTGGACCCTGCCCACTGGACCATCCAGAAGGTGTTCTATCAAGGCCGCTACTTTGAGAGCCTGGCCCAGCTGGAGGAGCAGTTTGAGGCTGGCCTGGTGAATGTCGTGCTGATCCCAGACAATGGCACAGGTGGGTCCTGGTCCCTGAAGTCCCCAGTGCCCCCGGGTCCGGCTCCCCCGCTGcagttccatccccagggcccccGCTTCAGTGTGCAGGGGGGCCGAGTGGCCTCCTCATTGTGGACTTTCTCCTTTGGCCTGGGGGCTTTCAGTGGCCCAAGGATCTTTGACGTCCGCTTCCGAGGAGAGAGGGTAGCCTATGAAGTCAGCATCCAGGAGGCCTTGGCTATCTATGGTGGCAATTCTCCTTCTGCCCTGAGAAGCCGGCTTGCCGATGGTGGCTTTGGCTTGGGCTATTTCTCCTCACCTCTGACCCATGGGGTGGACTGCCCCTACCTGGCCACCTATGTGGACTGGCACTTCCTCTTGGAGTCCCAGGTCCCCAAGACATTACGTGATGCCTTTTGTGTGTTTGAACACAACCAAGGCCTGCCCCTGCGGCGACACCACTCAGAGTTCTACTCCTACTACTTTGGGGGCCTTGCAGAGACAGTGCTGGTCCTCAGATCGGTGTCTACCATGCTCAACTATGACTACGTGTGGGATATGCTCTTCCACCCCAATGGGGCCATAGAAGTCAGATTCCATGCCACCGGCTACATCAGCTCGGCCTTCCTCTTCGGTGCCGCCCGAAGGTACGGGAACCAGGTGGGGGAGCACGCGCTGGGCTCCATCCACACCCACAGCGCCCACTTCAAGGTGGACCTGGATGTAGCAGGTAAGGCGTCCTGGTGAAGCAAGCACACTAGAAGATGCAGCTGAAGTTTACATGCCTACCTAATTTTAAAAGGTTTcattaagaaatggaaaaatatatgtaataaatgtGAAAGTTATCCTCAGAGATTTTCACTAATAGCACATCGGTACTCTTCAACACATgaaaagttttttcattttctttctacaTGGAAgatatgtcatctgtgaatatgAATATTTACTTCCTCTTCTTCAATTTAAatgtcctttctctcttttttcttttcttttttcagtcaattgctctagctagaacttccagcagtATGTTGAATAGGTGAgaaaagtgggcatccttgtcttttttctgatcttaggggaaagACCTTTCAGTCTtgttatgatgttagctgtgagctttttatatgtgccctttatcatactgaagaagttcccttctattcctaagtTTGTCGAGTGTTTTTATCTTGAGAGGGTGGTGGATTTTGTCAAgtactttttccacatcaattgaGGTGGCagatatatttttccttcattccattAACGTGTTGCATTATATTGAttgacttttttgttttaagCCTTCATTGGATTCCTGGGAGAATCCCACTTGCTCATGGTGGATAACCCTTTTAAAATGCTGCTGAATTCAGTTTAGTAGTATTTTGTGAAGATtactgcatctatattcataaaggatatcaGTCTGTAgctttcttataattttttttcttttttttccacataaactttatttttaaagaggttttagattatggaaaagttacattgaaagtgtaagggattcccatacgccCTACCTTCTCCCGCTccctcttgtagtgtctttatctgactttgctGTACTAGGTGATAccggcctcatagaatgagttagactaTTGTGGGTCTGGCCATGGTtctttttgagtttatcctgtttggggtttgttgggcttcttgaatgtgtttatccatgtcttttgttaaacttGGGAGGTTTTCTGCCACTGTTTCTTtgcatattccttctgcccctttctctttttctttgccttctgGGACTCCCTTGATGTGTATATTAAGGAATGACGTAATGGTGTCTCGCTGGTCTCTTAGGCTCagttcacttttttttcattctttttttttttctttctctttctcagactgattcctcagcctgaatcacttcagttgtcttctcttttgttcaatgattctttcttctgccagcaacaatctgttgttgaaaccctctagggaatttttcatttcagtcattGTGGTCTTGAACTCCAGTGTATCTATCTGAttccttttaaaagtttatttatttattgagatactcatattgttcattcattgttttcctactTTATAGTTTTTTCTCGATGTTTTCTTTTATCGCCTTGAACATATTtaggatcatttttttaaacatttttttctggtatGTCCAAATGCTGGTCTTTAATGacggtttctggatttttatcttgttcctttggattgaccatcatttcctgcttgtcttataatctttggttgcacattgtacattttaatctatttttctttttaaaattaattttgtttaaagatacttagattatataaatgttacataaaaaatgtagaggattcccatatgccccactccctattcctcccacactttcccacaccaACCACATctgttgttaatgtggtacatttgttacaattgacattTTACTATTTCAAGGTGTTAACTTTGGGATTTAGTTCTGGAGgtttctgttccttaagtttgtatccagctagtgatatgacaaagATTCCTCAAGTGCAGTgagctaataaaaataaacaaacctgaaaatacctttcacagtctttcCAAATTGGCTTATGTTGGCtgttgctctccttcagagtttagccatTCTATCAAGAAGATCAACCCCAGGCAAAAGCAAAGTACAGGGCCCTGACTTTCCTGAGCCTGTGTTTTGTCCTGGGCCTGTGCTTCCTTGTGttcttaggaattcccccatttacaggaatttgaatgccccctcAACTCCCTTTGAAATAGACTCCCCAGCACTGCCCCCTCAGGCCCTCTATTCTCTGTCTTAAAGCAGATAATCCTTTGCCCGAGGTAGctttgacttaatttttcttaCACAGGTTTAGAGTCtgtaagctgcttctgcctgcaggagAAGTTCTGGGAGGGAGAGCCAGAGAGGAGTTTCCTTGTTTGGCCTTCCAGGCTGCCACTCAATGGTTTGGCACCAAAACCTAGGCACCCCATTATGCACATAGGGGTTGCTCTTGTTTCCTCTGGATCAGGGTCAggggacccacaatgggagcacaggCTGGTGCTGGGGAAAGTGTGTGCCAAGGGCCAGGAAGGACACGATGAGCATCTCCTTTTCAAAACTATGTTTTCTTGATACAgcactcacccagttactgcaaccatttaactgttttccagagttttgaggaagatggtttgcctatttttgctagttgttcaaaaatTCTGTGGGGGCAATGGCACCCCAGAGCCTCTCACTACTGCCCTCTTTGTCTACCTTCTTTCTGGTTGATAGGTCATGAGCTTTTTATTCACTCTGCTGCCAGGAACCCCTCCCTCTCGTCAGAAAAGGAGTGCCTTCTCAAGGTTCCATCCAAGTATCTCTTTCCAGGTCACTAGTTTAATTGCTTTTCAGTCCCTTGGGAGCCCCAGAGTGCAGCAGTGTTTATAAACTACCCCTTGGCCAATGTAATTTAAAATGGCCTTCAAGGATTCAGACTTACTATATAGATGTAATTAGTTAATTATCTTCACTATTTTCCATTTAATAGCCTAATTTGGCCTGTTCTTAAGcctggaaaaaataaatggtaCTTCAATGTGGAAGACCACAACATTAAAGCTGTGGTCCAATCCATTAAAGTCCCTATGTCCACTATCCAATATTATTGAAATTACTGACTTGACCCAATCAGCAACCtgtaaatattttactattatagATTTGCCCAATATGTTCTGTTCAGTGCCTATTCCCAAAGACTCTAAGCTTTTGACTTTACCTCCAAAGGGACACAATACCCCTTTACTGGGCTTCCTATGGGGTATCTAAGCAGCCTTGCCATGACATGCAGTATTTTCAGGTAAAGTCTCAACTGCATCCATCTTTATCCAGGAGCGCAGGTATGACATTACATTGATGACCTCCTCCTCCAAGGAGGGTCATTTGTCACACTGATTCGGGACATATCAATTCTCTCAAAGGAACTTTCAAAAGAGGATGTGCCATTACTCTACACATAATACAAGGCCCTGCCACCTCTgtcaaatttctgaaaattatttgATAGACTGAAGGCTCCTGCATCCCTGAAAATATTAAGAAACAGCTGTTGACTCTTTCAGCACCCACAATGTTAATATGAGCCCAATATCCTTTAGGACCTTTGGGTCCTGGAACAACATATTTCTTTGTTTACAAATTTAGCTTAACCAACTGATACTCTTGCTTGTAAATCAGTTCACCTTGAATGTGACCCCATCCAACAAAAGACTAGAATCTGTCCATATAGAAAGCAAAAGCTACTTTCATTAGTACCCTTCGAAACTTCTTCtctcaggaaacagatgtggctcaactgatagagcaaccacctaccatgtaggaggtccagggtttgatacccagggcctcctggcccatgtagtgagctggcccatgtgcagcgctgctgcacacaaggagtgccatgccatgcaggggttccccctgtgtaggggtgccccacacataaggagtgcactctgcaaggagagctgcctcgcatgaaaaatgcaacctgcccaggagtggcgccacacacacacagagctgacatagcaagatgatgcaacaataagagacacagattcccagtgccgcctgacaggAATGCAaacggacagagaagaacacacagtgaatggacacagagagcagacaacaggaggggggaactggagagaaataaaataaatcttaaaaagaaaaagaaagaaaattcctttaCTATAGAGGCTTTAGCAACCTCCTTTCATGACCCCTGGAGTATCTGGACCACCCATGATGGCTATACATTGCCCATGGGCTAAGAAGCTGCCCTTCTCAGACCTGCTCTAGACACCGTTAGAGTGGCAGTTGCTAGTCACATACTGGGCTTTTCTGAAGGTAGAGGTTCTCACAGACCAGCCTACGACCCTCCATACCCAGGGCTCTATTATGCCTTGGGCCATTGAAGCAGCCCCACACAAACTCAACATAGCTACCAAGACTTCCTTGTTACAGGATGGAGTCAAACATAGGTACCCAGGCATATCCCAGCTGCAGGCGGGGGTGGCCTCCCTTGTTCTCAATGTCTTCCTAGATGTTATGGTGCTGGAGGAGGTCACCCCTCTCCCAGACCCCGTACCTACCTGGGGAGCTCCCGGGATTAACTGAGGGATCAGCAATGGGAGTTTCTACACTTTAGGacagcatcaccaccatcctaTGTGATGGAGCTCAGTGGAGTGTTGCTGCTTTTCATCCCTTAACCAAGACGTCatgatagggaagtggacttggcccagtggatagggcgtctgtctaccacatgggaggtccgcggttcaaaccccgggcctccttgacctgcatggagctggcccacgggcagcgctgatgcgcgcaaggagtgccctgccatgcaggggtgtccctgtgtaggggagccccacgcgcaaggagtgtgctctgtaaggagagccgcccagtgctaaagaaagttcagcctgcccaggaatggcgccacacacatggagaactgatgcagcaagatgacaaaacaaaaagagacacagattcctgtgccgctgacaacgacagaagcggacaaagaaaaacacgcagcaaaatggacacagagaacagacaactggggggagggggaagatggggaaagataaaaaaatttaaaaaaagatgtcatgATAAAAAACAGGATCCAATGGTCAGCAAATTTGCCACAGTTCAGGAAGGTATCTTAGCATTGGATGCCCTGGCCCATCTGTACATTTTTACAAACTTCTGGGccattgcctaagagttgcccTGATTGGAGTAGAGAACTCTGGGAATCTCTTGCCTCACAGATACCCAAAATATCAATCAAGATACCAAATGCCTCTACATATACTAAGGCCACAATACAAGGCCTCACCAGAAATTCATCCTCTTCAGAATTCCAGATATTAGTAACAGTTACTAAGGCATTAATTTCACTCTCAGAATACACAATGCTGGCTCCTGAAGAAGGCCTTTCAAGGAACTTCCACCTCCCCTACAGGCCCCAGGCAGCTGGTTTAATTGAGAGGCATAATGGGCTCTACAGAGAACTCCTATTTAAATTACAAAATGGCAATGACC
This genomic stretch from Dasypus novemcinctus isolate mDasNov1 chromosome 21, mDasNov1.1.hap2, whole genome shotgun sequence harbors:
- the LOC101434388 gene encoding amine oxidase [copper-containing] 3-like yields the protein MPLTQQHYQGPGPSNPEAERDIPGPRFCLSICLFIFHSALQIKNLKKAQELLAMIFFLILCLFSVLSTGIGEGGVGSEEWVERGGTPGLPPRCPSESPSAQPWTHPGQNQLFADLNKEELTAVMSFLTQQLGPGLVDAAQARPSDNCVFSVELQLPPKAAALAHLDRGSPPPAREALAIVFFGGQPQPNVSELVVGPLPRPSYLRDVTVERHGGPLPYYRRPVLQREYLDIDQMIFDRELPQAAGVLHHCCFYTRKGRNLVTMNTAPRGLHSGDRATWFGLYYNISGAGIYLHPVGLELLVDHKALDPAHWTIQKVFYQGRYFESLAQLEEQFEAGLVNVVLIPDNGTGGSWSLKSPVPPGPAPPLQFHPQGPRFSVQGGRVASSLWTFSFGLGAFSGPRIFDVRFRGERVAYEVSIQEALAIYGGNSPSALRSRLADGGFGLGYFSSPLTHGVDCPYLATYVDWHFLLESQVPKTLRDAFCVFEHNQGLPLRRHHSEFYSYYFGGLAETVLVLRSVSTMLNYDYVWDMLFHPNGAIEVRFHATGYISSAFLFGAARRYGNQVGEHALGSIHTHSAHFKVDLDVAGLENWVWAEDMAFVPSAVPWSPEHQTQRLQVTRKQLETEEQAAFPVGGTAPRYLYLASNRSNKWGHPRGYRIQTLSFAGEPLPRNSSMERAFSWARYLLAVTQRKEDEPSSTSIYNLNDPWTPTVDFTDFVNNETIAGQDLVAWVTAGFLHIPHAEDIPNTVTVGNGVGFFLRPYNFFDEEPSFGSADSVYFQGGQDAGACEVNPLACLRQTAACVPDLPAFSHGGFSRT